TCTTCGAGGATTTTTAAAGCTGCCTCTAAGTCTGAGATTGCTTGATCCAACTCTTTTGGTGATAGGGTGTTTGCTTTTTCCTGAAGGCTAAACGCGATACTCCCCAGAGCAGAAGCGGCATCGTGGCGAACGCCTGCATCTTTATCCTTGAGAGCGTTAACCAAGTCAGGGACAGCGGCTTTGGCTTCTGTGCCGATGCTCCCCAAGGCATAACCGGCATTGCGGCGCACGTCTGCATCTTTATCCTTGAGAGCGTTAACCAAGTCGGGGACAGCGGCTTTGGCTTCTGTGCCGATGCTCCCCAAGGCATAACCGGCACGGTCTCGCACATCTGCATCGTTGTCTTTAAGAGCGTTAACAAGGTCGGGGACAGCCGCTTTGGCTTCTGTGCCCATGCTCCCTAGGGCAGCAGCGGCACTGCCACGCACGTATGAATCGTTGTCTTTAAGAGCGTTAACCAAGTCGGGGACAGCCGCTTTGGCTTCTGTGCCAATGCGCTTTAGGACCTCAACGGCACTGCCACGCACTCGTGTATCCGAATCTTTTAGTGCTTTGACAAGAGCAGAGACGACGGTATCTGTGTTAACGATAACGACCGTATTTGCTTCAAAGGTATCTGTGTTAAGGCTAACGACCTTATCTACTTCCTTAATGGGAGATTCCAGACGGGACGTATATATGAAACCCCCACTAGGAAGAACTAGTGGGCTGTTATAGAGGTAACCCAGTACATTAGCCGCATTCCAGCGCACTCGCTCATTCTTGGACTCCAAGGCTTTGATCAAGGCAGGCGCAGCCGGCTTCCCAATTTCTCTCAGTGCCTCGGCTGCACCTTGGCGGACTAACAAATTATCGGACTCCAAGGCTTTGATGAGTTGGGGAACGGCGGGTGCGCCAAGTTTGGTTAACGCCTCAACCGTTTCGTCGCGGTTGAATTCATCAGCGGTTCTTAATTTTTCGATCAGGGGAGCAACCTGTGTGACACCGGCATCTTTCCCACGTTGATTTTGCGCCGATGCACTGCCGACTACCAGTGCCGGTGATGTCAGAGACAGGAAAAGAACGGTGAATGCAGCGAACAGAGATTGCCGGCGATGTTTAGTCATTTGAGTAGAAGTTGTTGTTGAGTTGAACAACCTCAGCAATTGGAATAATAATATCTACATTTTAATCAGGCACGTTTACGCAAACGGGCTGAGAGTGCCGGCGGATTTTCGCTAAAAGTAGCGCAGCACAATGTCGGCAACCCTCAGACAGGTTGGCAATCAAGCTTAACCCCAAAATTTTGTTACAGGTTCTTGCGATCCACCCTTCAGTAAGGGAGAAAAGGGAGGTAAGGCTTTGAGTGCTGGGTTAAATGCCACCTCAACATCTACTTCCCAAAGGTTAACGACGCGATAATGTTGACGTGCTTGTAAGCCGAGCCGGCAAAACATTTAGCTGCAAACAAGCAGCCGGCTTATTAAAAATCCCACATCACTGGATTGTCATCTAAAGTATCTGTAACAGTGCGTCCGATGGTATCAATTTCTGCTAAATCATCTGCCGATAATTTAAGAGTGCCGGCTTTCGCATTTGCGGTTGCCTGTTCCGCATTCCGCGCCCCAACAATTGCACTAGATTGCGGTTGAGCGATTAACCACGCCAAAGATAACTGAGCGAGGCTGCACTGATTGCGTTCTGCGATCGGGCGCAGTTTATCTAAAGCTTCTTGCACTCGTTGATAATTCTCTTTATCGGCAAACAACTTATTTTTCGCCCGGTTATCGCCTTCCTCAAATTTGTGATCCAGGCCGAACTTGCCGGTTAATAATCCCTGTGCAAGCGAAGAATATGCGAGAATAGAAATATTCTTGTCAACACAGTAAGGCATTGTCTCTTTTTCCACCCAACGCCAAAATAAAGAATAGGGCGGCTGTAAACTATCAATCTGTCCATACAGTGAAGCTTCTTCTATCTGTCCGCGAGAAAAATTAGACACGCCAATCGCCCGAATTTTTCCCTGTTGCTTCAATCTCTTCAGAGCGCTCATTGTCTCTTCAACTGTCACAAATTCACTGTTCCAAGTTCCAGCCGGCCAATGAATTTGATAAAGATCAATATAATCTGTTTTGAGATTTGTCAACGAACGCTCACACGCCTCAATCACTAGATTACGGCTGAGATGATTCGAGAATACTTTCGTTGCGTAGACAACTTTATCCCGTACAGATGAGAGCGCTTCTCCGACTATCCGTTCTGAGTGTCCCTCCCCATAAACTTCTGCGGTATCAAAGGTTGTGATACCGGCATCATAGGCAGCTTTCAATGCTTTTATGCTGTCGGCATCCTCAATTCCCACCCACATTCTTTTGCCGGTTTGCCAAGTCCCCATAATGATTGGGGTAATTTTCACGTCAGATGTGCCTAGGGTTCGTGTTTTCATGTTTATTTTTTTATTCTGCTTTTTTGAGTATATTTTGTTTTTTAACCGCAGATTCCACAGATTAATACAGATAGGTCTGTGTCAAGTTGGGGTGTGGTAGTTTAATCTGAAAGAAAGAGGTAATTTGGTTGCTATGGAATCAATGACTTCTCACGCGCTGAAAGAATGGGCTGTCGCCGTTGATGCCCTGGAAGCCGGTAAAACTATCATTCTGCTGCGAAAAGGCGGCATACGCGAAGAAAATGGGCGCTTTGCTGTTGATTACGATAGGGTTTTTCTCTACCCAACTTATGAACACCAACAGCCAAATCTGCTGAAATCTGAATATGCTGGCAAAGTGATGCCGGTGGAGTCTGGCTGGCATCCGGAAACGGTTCGAATTGGTTGCTTGGCAGACATTACTGATATTTTCCCAGTTGCTCACGAGCCGGCAATCAAGGCACTGTTACCTTATCATATTTGGAACGAGCAATTTGTTAGCGAACGCCTCAAATGGAAGCCGCGCCAGCCGATTTATGTGCTGCTACTGCGGGCTTATAAACTTCCGCAACCACAAGTTATTCCATATCGCCCAGAATACGGTGGCTGCAAATCTTGGATCGATCTAGTTGAACCGATTTCAATTGAAGGGGCAGTGCCGGTTTTAAGTGATGGTGAATATATTAAACAAGCGAATGCTATTCGCCGCATGATCGCTAACCCAGAGTTGGTTTCGTCGTGATGCCGGTGTTGGTAAGTGAGGGTTTTAGAAAACGCTGGAATTAGAGATTTTTTAACCGCAGATGCACGCAGATAAACGCAGATGAAAACGGATGTTTTTTCTGTGGTTACCTGCGGTGTTATCTAAAAAGGCTGTTTTTGTCGGGTTTATGTTAGTTTTTAATTTCTGTAATTTGAATATCTTCAAAAGATTAAACTGTTCCAAAAGTAACGCCCAATTGTTTTAACCATTTGCGATAGGCAATAGAGGCGCGATCACAAGGCAAGTGAAATTCTGCCGGCAAATCTAAAGGGAGACGCTTAGGTTGCTGTGATTCGACAATCGGAATATCTTGCCGGACAACTTTATCTTGAAATGCTCGTAATTCTGCTTCTGGGATCTCATGCCCGTAATTCATTGTGATCCACATCCACCCTAAACATTCTTCCTCATCAACCGGCGTGACGGTAAAGAAAATTGTTAATTCGCCGGCTGGCGACTGCTTCACGAAATACGCCGTCAGGGGGCGCAAGACGCGGTAATTGTAAGTAACTTCTCCTCCTGTGCCGGTGCCATCTGGATCGGGTTGCCAGACGCGCACATTGCGGAGTGAGATGCCATTTTCCTCGACTTCCACTTCATAGTCTGCGGTGGCGGTACGGTTGCGATCGCCTAGCAATCCATCATGCACAAACGGGAAATGAGACACATCCAGGAAATTTTCAATGGCTCGAAATCCACTTGAATGATATGTGTAAGATCCGCAGAGGAATTTGTGAAAAGCTGGGTTTTCCCACTCTGGAAACGAAGGTGGGATAATGAACTCAACTTCGGAAGCGTCTTTTTTATCTTTGATTGTGCCTTGCGAATCTGCGCCAAGACGCACCCAAATTAAGTCGTATAGTTCATAAGCCTGGTAAGTTTGAACATGGGCGCGTGCCGGCGGCTGTAAGTCTGGATGTGCAGGTATGTAGGTACATTGTCCTGTGGTATCGTAAGCTAACCCATGATACGGACAAATGAGGGTATCACCGGAGATATTTCCAATCGATAGACGCGCACCTCGGTGAGGGCACACGTCTTTCCATGCCATGATGCGATCTCCGTTGCGCCATAGCACTAAGTTTTCTCCCAACAAACGTGCCGGCAGGATGGTTGCCGGTTGCAAGTCTTCTGATTTGGCTACAACGTGCCAGCCGTTGAGTAAAATTGCGTCAGATGTAACCATTTTTGGCACTTATTTACTCAGATTAATTAGGATAAAAACAGTTCTAGAGCGATTTAACATAAACCCATAAAATATTATATTCGTCAAATAATTATACTATTTTTATTGAGCAATTTCTTCGATACAATAGAATTAAGAATCAACACAAGCTGCTGTTATCTGGGCTATGCGATATGGTACAAAGCACTCCATCGGAGATTCCAGTGTTTCCAGCCGGCGATTTACTGAGTGAGGAACCGCAATTGGAAACTTACCGGCATCTGAAACAATTAATTCTACTATTAACCTGCTTAGAACGGTTGTGGGGCAGCCGGCAGGATTTCTTTGCCGGCGGAAACATGAGTATTTACTACAGCACCCGGCAACGTAAATCAGAAGACGTGCGAGGGCCAGATTTTTTTGTTGTTTTAAATACTGAACGCAAAGAGCGAAAAAGTTGGGTTGTTTGGGAAGAAGACGGCAAGTATCCAAACTTAATTCTGGAGGTGCTTTCAGATAGTACGGCACAAACTGACCGAGGGTTAAAAAAACAGCTTTACCAAGATATTTTTCGCACTCCTGAATATTTTTGGTTTGACCCTTATAAATTAGAATTTAAGGGTTTTAAACTTATCTACCGTCACTATGAAGAGATTGAGCCAAATGAGCGGGGATGGCTTTGGAGTGAGGAATTGCAATTGTATTTAGGTATTTTAGGAGAACAGTTGCGATTTTTCACCCTAGAAGGAGAATTGGTTCCCACTCCAGAAGAAGCGGAAGCACAAGAACGCCAACGAGCAGAAAATGCCGAAGCAAAAGCGGAACGCTTACGGCAAAAGCTGTTAGAAATGGGGGTTAATCCAGAGGAGTTGGGATAACCGAAGGGTTTTTATTTCACTTGAAGAAAGATTTTTTAACCACAGATGGACACAGATAAACACAGATAAAGACATAGTTTATCTATCTGTGTTTATCTGTTTTTGCTGGAGGGGCAATAATCCTTTTGATTGTAAAAACTTACTCACGACTTCTTCGACTTTGCGAAATTCTCCATCTACTTGATAATTCATTTGCTGCATTTCTTGGGCGGTGATGATTCCTCCCAATTGCTTGAATGCTTCGCGTAATTTGGGGTATTTTTTTAAGGTTTCTTGGCGGACTACCGGCACAGCTTCGTAAGGAGGAAAATATTGCTTATCATCCTTGAGAATTACTAAATTTAACGTGGCAATTTGACCGTCTGTTGAGTTGCCGGCAACCATATCTACCTTTTTCTCAACTAACGCCCGATACATTAATCCCAAATCCATAATTTTGGGAGATTTTTCAAATTTTAATCCATAGGTTTTCGCCAAACCTGGAAATCCATCCTCGCGTTCAATAAATTCGTACCCGAAGCCGGCTTGCCATTGGGGTGTATATTTAGCGGCTTGGGAAAGTGTGG
Above is a window of Microcoleus sp. FACHB-672 DNA encoding:
- a CDS encoding aldo/keto reductase gives rise to the protein MKTRTLGTSDVKITPIIMGTWQTGKRMWVGIEDADSIKALKAAYDAGITTFDTAEVYGEGHSERIVGEALSSVRDKVVYATKVFSNHLSRNLVIEACERSLTNLKTDYIDLYQIHWPAGTWNSEFVTVEETMSALKRLKQQGKIRAIGVSNFSRGQIEEASLYGQIDSLQPPYSLFWRWVEKETMPYCVDKNISILAYSSLAQGLLTGKFGLDHKFEEGDNRAKNKLFADKENYQRVQEALDKLRPIAERNQCSLAQLSLAWLIAQPQSSAIVGARNAEQATANAKAGTLKLSADDLAEIDTIGRTVTDTLDDNPVMWDF
- a CDS encoding DUF1802 family protein; its protein translation is MESMTSHALKEWAVAVDALEAGKTIILLRKGGIREENGRFAVDYDRVFLYPTYEHQQPNLLKSEYAGKVMPVESGWHPETVRIGCLADITDIFPVAHEPAIKALLPYHIWNEQFVSERLKWKPRQPIYVLLLRAYKLPQPQVIPYRPEYGGCKSWIDLVEPISIEGAVPVLSDGEYIKQANAIRRMIANPELVSS
- a CDS encoding aromatic ring-hydroxylating oxygenase subunit alpha; protein product: MVTSDAILLNGWHVVAKSEDLQPATILPARLLGENLVLWRNGDRIMAWKDVCPHRGARLSIGNISGDTLICPYHGLAYDTTGQCTYIPAHPDLQPPARAHVQTYQAYELYDLIWVRLGADSQGTIKDKKDASEVEFIIPPSFPEWENPAFHKFLCGSYTYHSSGFRAIENFLDVSHFPFVHDGLLGDRNRTATADYEVEVEENGISLRNVRVWQPDPDGTGTGGEVTYNYRVLRPLTAYFVKQSPAGELTIFFTVTPVDEEECLGWMWITMNYGHEIPEAELRAFQDKVVRQDIPIVESQQPKRLPLDLPAEFHLPCDRASIAYRKWLKQLGVTFGTV
- a CDS encoding Uma2 family endonuclease; amino-acid sequence: MVQSTPSEIPVFPAGDLLSEEPQLETYRHLKQLILLLTCLERLWGSRQDFFAGGNMSIYYSTRQRKSEDVRGPDFFVVLNTERKERKSWVVWEEDGKYPNLILEVLSDSTAQTDRGLKKQLYQDIFRTPEYFWFDPYKLEFKGFKLIYRHYEEIEPNERGWLWSEELQLYLGILGEQLRFFTLEGELVPTPEEAEAQERQRAENAEAKAERLRQKLLEMGVNPEELG
- a CDS encoding glycine betaine ABC transporter substrate-binding protein; the encoded protein is MTFAWIVAGCNTNKAGGGSGDIVIGSKNFTEQVILGELVAQQIEAKTGLKVERKLNLGGTGICHEGVKSGQLDAYVEYTGTAFTSILKEKTISDPKAVYKQVKQQYVSKFGLEVTEPLGFENTFAMVVRGADAQHLNIATLSQAAKYTPQWQAGFGYEFIEREDGFPGLAKTYGLKFEKSPKIMDLGLMYRALVEKKVDMVAGNSTDGQIATLNLVILKDDKQYFPPYEAVPVVRQETLKKYPKLREAFKQLGGIITAQEMQQMNYQVDGEFRKVEEVVSKFLQSKGLLPLQQKQINTDR